The Eleginops maclovinus isolate JMC-PN-2008 ecotype Puerto Natales chromosome 3, JC_Emac_rtc_rv5, whole genome shotgun sequence genome includes a region encoding these proteins:
- the dop1a gene encoding LOW QUALITY PROTEIN: protein dopey-1 (The sequence of the model RefSeq protein was modified relative to this genomic sequence to represent the inferred CDS: deleted 1 base in 1 codon), with protein sequence MNAEEVELLSDSKYRNYVAAVDKALKNFEYSSEWADLISALGKLNKVLQNNAKYQVVPKKLTIGKRLAQCLHPALPSGVHRKALETYEIIFKIIGPKRLAKDLFLYSSGLFPLLSNAAMSVKPVLLGLYETYYLPLGKTLKPGLQGLLTGVLPGLEEGSEYYDRTNTLLEKVAAAVEQSAFYSALWGSILTSPAVRLPGVSFVLLHLNRKLSMEDQLYVIGSDIELMVEAVSTSVQDSSVLVQRSTLDLILFCFPFHMSQATRPDMIRILSAALHVVLRRDMSLNRRLYAWLLGFDNNGVRTGPRSTRQSNPEEHASQYFNTFSKDMLVQAMVGILQGKARGGEEESILMHDLKPFRILISLLDKPELGPAILEDVLIEVFRTLHTQCRTELDLQSQSSFSKDQTHLSSKLRENKKTAELIKTANLLFNSFEPYYMWDYIARWFEECCRRTLNSTTNAPRHAGSLYPAELSLVEFCQLVDFLLDIVSLPTRSMRVICQETYIEIQTEHLPQLLLRMVAALTAHLQTLGLGELTHCLRLCSKILSKVQPPLVSPLALPLGPQAQGRSNSNGNRTDSKEKSRDKEDKRALPATLEQPGSGGVFEEGQHAPSSRSSESGFTDFVQYQGDGPEDTEGTPNPQPALRTGRRSSGPSQTKPLDKPVMQCCLEHFQQFLSRLITLYITPGQGDRAEGSEAVQLGPLVSNVSQQGDRVESCPEAALAQRERVAAFTAACQLFLECSSFPVYIAEGNLKSSPTQEKQIESEQVRLPDWLQTLMDACCLAGDFSLQGVAISLLMDLVGLTQSVAMVTAESVASGGSSEAAQPMSPSQGRVAVVIRPPLTQGILKYIADKTVFFKNVALILWDQLSEETPQHHQRSVELFYQLHNLVPSSSICEDVISQKLMHRDKRIRLESHVKFSVLWHLTRDLNIIKSSPFNRTFDRSLFIMLDSLSYWDPCTSAVGRAWLNQVLQRHDIARVLEPLLLVLLHPKTHRVSIQRVQSQRHWAQVYPEAQEQGPSEPLYTRDSGFADNFAQIQGDRLAPDDYRGLVMGDMEPFCLTVNPLSDSLSLLSLSSENLHLAGEYQRANQQGELQSSESSASHSSAGENGSFEEPDVVSSTIPQSLDDISEETIEEAVSSVIKELIDRVLSLIDEGSFELSSQPENWPQTDTDSTSSENSAGPRLDSGLPPGSNHQTLPEMLAGGTLEFLSVSQVDVSAEEEHREGITRHSSSPSIVTLPDNSNPPTPEHRLRVEDLQARKRSHSSTQLSLKGKIMERLSDKSPGAKPKMKKAKRKEEERQRKLASQAEKLRPPSIFFGDSLDLENWYSCGEGEVSEIESDTGSPSGGSVGTVGGVSVTGRRSSSVPPRFNIHPLYQHVLLYLQPYDSSRALHALSAVAAMLRAAPSGFVSAISTTSINNTYTPQLSLLQNLLARHRVSVMGKDFYCPIPQDSHSHSFRSAMYLEIIISLCLYFLRSYYSAHLTAGPEDLAGNRAMQLTSVEVLTLLFSELSKVTGGSAKGFASFISDVLSKCKVQKVVLHCLLSSIFSAQKWHDQRVQGVNVATVEEGLSEDSVINLSEDQIDSCSAVQSQLLRLLQSLVVLEHRVLVPAEEGGEPVPGGGTGVGGAGVGCGAGFEMLGGEVEHLNPQQPMTSLQYLHGQPITAQGMFLCAVIRALHQHHACKMHPQWIGLITATLPYMGRVLRRVVASVTLQLCRNLDNLLQQYRYETGITDIRPQWMALCIPPDLILTVLEGVTAIIHYCLLDPTSQYHQLQVSVDQKHLAEARSGILSILHTIMSSVTLLWSILHQADNSDKPAAASAASTSNINLGSTKNLRQQILELLGPISMNHGAHFMAAIAYVWNERRQVKTPVRNKVIPSASEEQLLLVELVRSVSAMRTETVMQTVKEVLKQPPAIAKDKKHLSLEVCMLQFFYAYVQRIPVSSLVDSWPSLLALLKDSVPLGLPAPGQFLILGVLNEFILKNPNLESKKDQRELQDVTHKVVEAIGTIAGSSLEQTTWLRRNLEVKASPQIVVDGTNLEADVEDLMLTVMEASSFTPSVYSVHALTLLAEVLAHLLDMVFYSDEKERVIPLLVNIMHYVVPYLRNHSAHNAPSYRACIQLLSSLSGYQYTRRAWKKEAFDLFMDHTFFQMDSSCVSHWRAIIDHLMTHDKTTFRDLMTRVAVAQSSSLSLFTNRDAELEQRAMLLKRLAFTIYSSEVDQYQKYLPDIQERLVESLRLPQVPILHAQVFLFFRVLLLRMSPQHLTSLWPTMITELVQVFLLMEQELTADEDISRTSGPSVAGLETTYSGGNGFSTSYNSQRWLNLYLSACKLLDLALALPPESLPQFQMYRWAFIPEASDDSGLEVRRQGTHQREFKPYVVRLAKLLRKRAKKNPEEDCSTRTLSWEPGHLTLTLYVIRSMEQLLPFFNLLSQVFNSKASSRTGPAYTRNPTDASFPGHKEGPKLESQKVFWSRARQNIEEMVEKDFLEGLIKT encoded by the exons CACCCTGTTGGAGAAGGTGGCTGCAGCGGTGGAGCAGTCGGCCTTCTACAGTGCCTTGTGGGGCAGCATCCTGACCAGCCCCGCAGTGCGTCTCCCCGGGGTGTCCTTCGTTCTGCTGCACCTCAACCGCAAGCTCTCCATGGAGGACCAGCTCTACGTCATTGGCAGTGACATCGAGCTCATG GTGGAGGCGGTCAGTACCTCAGTCCAGGACTCCAGTGTGTTGGTGCAGAGGAGCACCCTGGACCTGATCCTCTTCTGCTTCCCCTTCCACATGAGCCAG GCGACTCGCCCTGACATGATCCGGATCCTGTCTGCAGCTTTGCATGTGGTTTTAAGAAGAGACATGTCCCTCAACCGCAGACTCTACGCCTGGCTGCTGG GCTTCGACAACAACGGGGTGAGAACAGGCCCCCGCAGCACTCGTCAGAGCAACCCAGAGGAGCATGCCAGCCAATACTTCAACACCTTCTCTAAAGACATGTTGGTCCAG gcgATGGTGGGGATCCTGCAGGGCAAGGCCAGGGGCGGGGAGGAAGAGAGCATCCTCATGCACGACCTCAAGCCATTCCGCATCCTCATCAGTCTGCTGGACAAACCCGAACTTG GTCCAGCAATCCTAGAGGATGTTCTGATCGAGGTGTTTCGGACTCTGCACACACAGTGCCGGACAGAGTTGGACCTCCAGAGCCAGAGTTCATTCAGTAAAGACCAAACACACCTCAGCAG TAAACTACGGGAGAACAAGAAGACAGCAGAACTGATAAAAACAGCCAACCTGCTGTTCAATTCGTTTGAGCCGTACTACATGTGGGACTACATCGCTCGCTGGTTCGAGGAATGCTGCAG GAGGACATTGAACAGCACCACAAATGCACCGCGGCATGCTGGGAGCTTATATCCTGCAGAGCTCTCATTGGTGGAATTCTGTCAGCTGGTCGATTTCCTGCTGGACATTGTTTCCTTG CCTACTAGAAGCATGAGGGTAATCTGCCAG GAGACCTACATCGAGATCCAGACGGAGCACCttcctcagctgctgctgcgCATGGTGGCCGCACTGACCGCTCACCTGCAGACTCTCGGCCTCGGAGAGCTCACCCACTGCCTTCGCCTCTGCTCCAAGATCCTCAGCAAGGTGCAGCCCCCGCTGGTGTCCCCTCTGGCCCTGCCATTGGGCCCCCAGGCTCAGGGCCGCTCCAACTCCAACGGAAATCGAACCGACTCGAAGGAGAAGAGCAGGGACAAGGAGGACAAACGG GCTCTACCTGCTACTCTGGAGCAACCCGGCAGCGGGGGGGTGTTTGAGGAGGGGCAACACGCTCCCAGCAGTCGCTCCTCAGAAAGTGGCTTCACAGACTTCGTACAGTATCAGGGAGACGGGCCCGAAGACACAGAAGGAACCCCTAATCCCCAACCAGCACTCAGAACGGGCCGTCGCTCCTCAGGCCCGTCTCAGACCAAACCTCTGGACAAACCAGTCATGCAGTGCTGCCTGGAGCACTTCCAGCAGTTCCTGTCCCGACTCATCACCTTGTACATCACCCCTGGTCAGGGGGACAGGGCTGAGGGTAGCGAGGCTGTGCAGTTGGGGCCCCTGGTTTCAAATGTCTCCCAGCAGGGTGATCGTGTAGAGTCCTGCCCAGAAGCAGCGTTGGCCCAGAGGGAGCGTGTCGCTGCCTTCACTGCTGCCTGCCAGCTCTTTCTAGAGTGCTCCAGTTTCCCTGTCTACATCGCAGAGGGCAACCTCAAGTCTTCACCCACACAGGAAAAGCAGATTG AAAGCGAGCAGGTGCGTCTGCCTGACTGGCTACAGACTCTGATGGATGCCTGCTGCCTGGCCGGGGACTTCAGCCTGCAGGGCGTGGCAATCTCCCTGCTCATGGACCTCGTCGGGCTCACCCAGTCGGTAGCCATGGTGACTGCAGAGAGTGTGGCGTCTGGCGGCAGCTCTGAGGCCGCCCAGCCCATGAGCCCCAGCCAGGGTCGAGTGGCGGTGGTCATCAGGCCTCCACTCACTCAGGGAATCTTGAAATACATCGCTGATAAAACAGTCTTCTTCAAG AATGTGGCTCTGATCCTATGGGACCAGCTGAGTGAAGAAACACCTCAGCACCACCAACGCAGCGTGGAGCTCTTCTACCAGCTGCACAACCTGGTGCCTTCCTCCAGCATCTGTGAGGATGTCATCAGCCAGAAGCTCATGCACAGAGACAAG AGAATACGCCTGGAGTCCCACGTGAAGTTCTCCGTGCTGTGGCATCTGACACGAGACTTGAACATCATCAAATCCTCTCCTTTTAATCGCACATTCGACAG ATCTCTCTTCATCATGCTCGACAGTCTCAGTTACTGGGATCCGTGCACCAGCGCTGTCGGTCGTGCTTGGCTGAATCAGGTGCTTCAGAGACATGACATCGCTCGGGTTTTAGAGcccctcctcctcgtcctgcTTCACCCCAAGACCCACCGTGTATCGATCCAGAGGGTACAGTCCCAGCGCCACTGGGCCCAGGTTTACCCTGAAGCACAGGAACAGGGCCCATCTGAACCCCTTTACACCAGGGACTCTGGCTTTGCAGACA ACTTCGCTCAGATCCAAGGGGACAGGCTGGCCCCGGATGATTACCGAGGCCTTGTGATGGGGGACATGGAGCCGTTCTGCCTGACCGTTAACCCCCTGAGTGACAGCCTCTCCTTACTGAGTCTGAGCAGTGAGAACCTGCATCTAGCTGGGGAATATCAGCGTGCCAACCAGCAGGGGGAGCTCCAGAGCTCAGAGTCCAGTGCTTCTCATTCATCCGCTGGGGAAAATGGCAGCTTTGAGGAACCAGATGTTGTCAGCAGCACAATCCCGCAGTCTTTGGACGACATTTCTGAAGAGACTATAGAGGAAGCTGTGTCCTCCGTTATCAAAGAACTGATAGACAGGGTTTTGAGTTTAATAGATGAGGGGTCTTTTGAACTTTCGTCTCAGCCTGAAAACTGGCCTCAGACAGACACTGACAGCACTTCCTCAGAAAACTCCGCTGGTCCCCGCCTTGATTCCGGCCTCCCACCAGGCTCCAACCACCAGACTCTGCCTGAGATGCTGGCTGGAGGCACGTTGGAGTTCCTCTCTGTTTCACAGGTGGATGTCTCTGCGGAGGAGGAGCACAGAGAGGGCATCACACGTCACAGTTCCTCACCTTCCATCGTCACGTTGCCAGACAACTCCAATCCCCCCACCCCAGAACACCGCCTGCGGGTCGAGGACCTTCAAGCCCGCAAACGTAGCCACAGCAGCACCCAGCTCAGCCTGAAAGGGAAGATCATGGAGAGGCTGTCGGACAAGTCTCCAGGGGCCAAGCCCAAGATGAAGAAGGccaagaggaaggaggaggagaggcagaggaagcTGGCGAGTCAAGCTGAGAAGCTGCGGCCGCCCAGCATCTTCTTCGGGGACAGCCTGGATCTGGAGAACTGGTACAGCtgtggggagggggaggtgtCGGAGATCGAGAGTGACACCGGCTCGCCCAGCGGGGGCTCTGTAGGCACTGTCGGGGGGGTCAGTGTCACAGGACGCAGATCATCCTCCGTCCCGCCTCGTTTCAACATCCATCCTCTGTATCAGCACGTGCTGCTCTATCTCCAGCCGTACGACTCCTCCCGCGCGCTCCATGCCCTGTCAGCGGTTGCAGCCATGCTGAGGGCCGCTCCCTCAGGGTTTGTGAGCGCCATCTCCACCACCAGCATCAACAACACTTACACTCCGCAGCTGTCTCTGCTCCAGAACCTCCTCGCCCGTCACAGGGTCTCCGTCATGGGCAAAGACTTCTACTGCCCGATCCCCCAGGACTCCCACTCCCACTCGTTCCGCAGCGCGATGTACCTGGAGATCATCATCTCACTCTGCCTCTACTTCCTCAGAAGCTACTACTCCGCCCACCTGACTGCAGGCCCCGAGGACTTGGCGGGAAACCGGGCCATGCAGCTGACCAGCGTCGAGGTTCTTACACTCCTTTTCAGCGAGCTCTCCAAAGTCACAGGCGGCTCGGCGAAGGGCTTCGCCAGCTTCATCAGCGACGTGCTCTCCAAGTGCAAAGTTCAGAAAGTGGTCCTCCACTGCCTCCTCTCTTCCATATTCAGTGCCCAGAAGTGGCACGATCAGCGGGTG CAGGGGGTGAACGTGGCCACGGTGGAGGAGGGTCTGTCAGAGGACAGTGTCATCAACCTATCAGAGGACCAGATCGACAGCTGCAGCGCCGTGCAGTCCCagctgctgcggctgctgcagAGCCTGGTGGTGCTGGAGCACCGGGTGCTGGTGCCAGCCGAGGAGGGAGGGGAACCTGTGCCTGGGGGAGGGACAGGAGTCGGGGGAGCTGGGGTAGGTTGTGGTGCTGGGTTTGAGATGCTGGGAGGGGAAGTGGAGCACCTCAACCCTCAGCAGCCGATGACATCACTGCAATACCTCCACGGACAGCCTATCACAGCACAGGGAATGTTCCTGTGCGCAGTGATCCGGGCGCTGCATCAGCACCACGCTTGTAAGATGCACCCCCAGTGGATCGGGCTCATCACAGCCACCCTGCCATACATGGGGAGGGTGCTGAGGAGGGTGGTGGCCTCCGTCACTCTGCAGCTGTGCAGGAACCTGGACAATCTCCTGCAGCAGTACCGCTATGAGACCGGGATAACTGACATCAG ACCCCAGTGGATGGCTCTCTGCATCCCTCCTGACCTGATCCTCACAGTGCTGGAGGGGGTGACTGCCATCATCCATTACTGCCTGCTGGACCCCACTTCCCAGTACCACCAG CTACAAGTGAGTGTTGACCAGAAGCACCTGGCTGAGGCTCGCTCAGGCATCCTGTCCATCCTCCACACCATCATGTCTTCCGTCACCCTGCTGTGGAGCATCCTCCACCAGGCTGACAACTCGGACAAGCCAGCTGCTGCCTCCGCCGCCTCCACGTCCAACATCAACCTGGGCTCCACTAAG AACCTCCGGCAGCAAATCCTGGAGCTGCTGGGTCCCATCTCCATGAACCACGGTGCTCACTTCATGGCAGCAATTGCCTACGTTTGGAATGAGAGGAGACAGGTCAAAACTCCTGTCAGAAATAAG GTGATCCCTTCAGCCAGcgaggagcagctgctgctggtggagctGGTCCGCTCAGTGAGTGCCATGCGCACTGAGACCGTGATGCAGACGGTCAAAGAGGTCCTGAAGCAGCCGCCTGCCATCGCCAAGGACAAG AAGCACCTCTCTTTGGAGGTCTGCATGCTGCAGTTCTTCTATGCCTACGTCCAGAG gaTCCCTGTGTCCAGTTTAGTTGACAGCTGGCCCTCCCTGCTGGCGCTGCTGAAGGACTCCGTTCCATTAGGACTTCCTGCCCCAGGACAGTTTCTCATACTCGG AGTTCtgaatgaattcattttgaagAATCCCAACCTGGAGAGCAAGAAGGACCAACGGGAGCTTCAG GATGTGACCCATAAGGTGGTCGAGGCCATCGGAACCATTGCAGGCTCCTCTCTGGAGCAGACCACGTGGCTGAGGAGGAACCTGGAGGTGAAAGCCTCTCCTCAGATAGTGGTGGATGGAACCAACCTGGAAGCTGATGTAGAAG ATTTAATGCTCACAGTGATGGAGGCCTCCAGCTTCACTCCATCAGTGTACAGCGTTCACGCCCTGACGCTGCTCGCCGAG GTACTGGCTCATCTGTTGGACATGGTGTTCTACAGCGACGAGAAGGAGAGGGTGATCCCACTGCTGGTTAATATCATGCACTATGTCGTGCCCTACCTCCGCAACCACAG TGCTCACAACGCCCCCAGCTACCGGGCCTGCATCCAACTGCTGAGCAGCCTCAGCGGGTACCAGTACACCCGGCGCGCCTGGAAGAAGGAGGCCTTCGACCTCTTCATGGACCACACCTTCTTCCAGATGGACTCCTCCTGCGTCAGCCA CTGGAGAGCCATCATTGACCACCTGATGACTCATGACAAGACCACATTCAGAGACCTCATGA CCCGTGTTGCTGTGGCCCAGAGCAGCTCTCTGAGTCTGTTCACCAACAGAGACGCTGAGCTGGAGCAGAGAGCCATGCTGCTCAAACGCCTGGCCTTCACCATCTACAGCAGCGAAGTGGACCAGTACCAGAAATACCTGCCGGACATACAAG agcgTCTGGTGGAGAGCCTGCGTCTGCCTCAGGTGCCCATCCTCCATGCTCAGGTGTTCCTGTTCTTCagagtgctgctgctgcgcATGTCCCCTCAACACCTCACCTCACTGTGGCCCACCATGATCACTGAGCTG GTTCAGGTGTTTCTTCTGATGGAGCAGGAGCTCACAGCGGATGAAGACATATCAAG GACGTCAGGGCCTTCCGTGGCCGGGCTGGAGACAACCTATTCTGGCGGGAACGGCTTCTCCACCTCCTACAACAGCCAGCGCTGGCTCAACCTCTACCTGTCTGCCTGCAAGCTCCTGGACCTGGCTCTGGCCCTGCCTCCTGAGAGCCTGCCTCAGTTCCAGAT GTACCGCTGGGCCTTCATCCCAGAAGCTTCGGATGATTCAGGGTTGGAAGTGAGACGTCAAGGGACCCACCAGAGAGAGTTTAAACCCTACGTGGTCCGACTGGCCAAGCTGCTGAGGAAACGAGCCAAG aaAAACCCAGAAGAGGACTGCTCCACCAGAACGCTCTCCTGGGAGCCGGGCCACCTGACGCTGACCCTGTACGTGATACGCAGCATGGAGCAGCTGCTACCCTTCTTCAACCTGCTCAGCCAGGTGTTCAACAGCAAGGCAAGCAGCCGCACAGGCCCTGCCTACACCCGCAACCCCACAGACGCCTCCTTCCCCGGACACAAGGAGGGGCCCAAACTGGAGAGCCAGAAAGTGTTTTGGAGTCGAGCTCGACAGAACATCGAGGAGATGGTGGAGAAAGACTTTCTCGAGGGTCTTATCAAGACGTGA